Proteins co-encoded in one Egibacteraceae bacterium genomic window:
- the argH gene encoding argininosuccinate lyase, whose protein sequence is MAEGKLWGARFSEPPADAAWRLGRSVDFDVRLWPYDLAGSRAHADELARLDLIDESDHAAIRTALQTITAEFAAEAFVFLATDEDLHGAVERRLIDLAGPAGGRLRAGRSRNDQIASDLRLYCKDAGARIVAGIRAVQTALVEQAEQTLDWLAPGYTHLQRAQPVTLAHHLLAHGWALDRDAGRVTDALGRADVSTLGAGALAGVTLGLDPARYAAALGFAGAADNSMDAVSDRDFVVELLAAFALLGVHLSRIGEEIVLWSSAEFGWARVGDAFSTGSSIMPQKRNPDVAELVRGKTGRLIGDLVSLLVTLKGLPMTYNRDLQEDKEPLFDAVDTLDLALPAMAGTVASLWFDRDRLAGTAAGGFALATDLAEELVRRGTAFRTAHEQVGALVADCERRGIDIVDLDAAALTGALPALADAPADLTDPAAGGGGPPPPPPGAP, encoded by the coding sequence GTGGCTGAGGGCAAGCTCTGGGGCGCGCGGTTCAGCGAACCGCCCGCGGATGCCGCGTGGCGGCTCGGCCGGTCGGTCGACTTCGACGTGCGCCTCTGGCCCTACGACCTGGCGGGCTCGCGGGCGCACGCCGACGAGCTGGCCCGCCTCGACCTGATCGACGAGTCCGACCACGCGGCCATCCGCACGGCGCTTCAGACCATCACGGCGGAGTTCGCGGCGGAGGCCTTCGTCTTCCTGGCGACCGACGAGGACCTGCACGGCGCGGTCGAGCGGCGCCTGATCGACCTGGCGGGTCCCGCGGGCGGGCGCCTGCGGGCCGGCCGCAGCCGCAACGACCAGATCGCGAGCGACCTGCGGCTGTACTGCAAGGACGCGGGTGCGCGCATCGTCGCGGGCATCCGTGCGGTCCAGACCGCACTGGTCGAACAGGCGGAGCAGACCCTGGACTGGCTCGCGCCCGGGTACACCCACCTGCAGCGGGCGCAGCCGGTGACGCTCGCCCACCATCTCCTGGCGCACGGGTGGGCGCTGGACCGCGACGCCGGGCGGGTCACCGACGCCCTCGGCCGCGCCGACGTGTCCACCCTCGGCGCGGGTGCCCTGGCTGGCGTGACGCTTGGTCTGGACCCTGCCCGCTACGCCGCAGCCCTCGGCTTCGCCGGCGCGGCCGACAACTCGATGGACGCCGTGTCCGACCGGGACTTCGTCGTGGAGCTGCTGGCCGCCTTCGCGCTCCTCGGGGTGCACCTGTCCCGCATCGGCGAGGAGATCGTGCTGTGGAGCTCCGCGGAGTTCGGGTGGGCGCGGGTGGGGGACGCGTTCTCCACGGGCAGCTCGATCATGCCGCAGAAGCGCAATCCCGACGTGGCCGAGCTGGTACGCGGCAAGACGGGGCGCCTCATCGGGGACCTCGTCAGCCTCCTGGTCACCTTGAAGGGGCTGCCCATGACCTACAACCGGGACCTCCAGGAGGACAAGGAGCCGCTCTTCGACGCGGTCGACACGCTGGACCTGGCGCTGCCGGCGATGGCCGGCACCGTGGCGTCGCTGTGGTTCGACCGGGATCGCCTCGCCGGCACGGCGGCGGGCGGCTTCGCCCTGGCCACCGACCTCGCCGAGGAGCTCGTCCGCCGGGGGACGGCCTTCCGCACCGCCCACGAGCAGGTCGGTGCCCTGGTGGCCGACTGCGAGCGGCGGGGGATCGACATCGTCGATCTGGATGCCGCCGCGCTCACCGGGGCGCTCCCGGCGCTGGCCGACGCCCCGGCGGACCTCACCGACCCGGCCGCGGGGGGGGGGGGCCCGCCCCCCCCCCCCCCGGGCGCCCCCC
- a CDS encoding argininosuccinate synthase, translating into MSRQRLVLAYSGGLDTSVAIRWLSEQKGYDVVACAIDVGQAQPGEMDRVRQRGLDCGAVESVVVDARTEFAETYVAPAIAANALYMGKYPLVSALSRPLITDHLVRIARETGAKAIGHGCTGKGNDQVRFEVTAMAIAPDLTVEAPIREWGLTRDDAIAWAEERHIPIPVKKSSPYSIDENLWGRTAECGILEDPWESPPEEVYQRSAGAADTPDEAEELTLTFRDGLPVAVDGKELDLAALIAEVDGRAGAHGVGRIDMVEDRLVGIKSREIYECPGAMTILTAHRDLEDLCLEQELAQEKRGMEGRYAQLIYNGLWFTPLKTAMDAFVSVTQRYVAGEVRMRLHKGSASVAGRRSQIGLYDHDLATYDAGDRFDHTQAVGFVKLWGLPTKVWSRRQGHL; encoded by the coding sequence ATGAGCAGACAACGACTCGTCCTGGCCTACTCCGGAGGACTCGACACGTCCGTGGCCATCCGCTGGCTCTCCGAGCAGAAGGGCTACGACGTCGTCGCCTGCGCGATCGACGTCGGCCAGGCCCAGCCCGGCGAGATGGACCGGGTCCGCCAGCGGGGCCTGGACTGCGGCGCCGTGGAGTCGGTCGTCGTCGATGCGCGCACGGAGTTCGCCGAGACCTACGTCGCTCCGGCGATCGCGGCCAACGCGCTCTACATGGGCAAGTACCCCCTGGTGTCGGCGCTGTCGCGACCGCTGATCACCGACCACCTCGTGCGCATCGCGCGCGAGACCGGCGCCAAGGCCATCGGTCACGGCTGCACCGGCAAGGGCAACGACCAGGTGCGCTTCGAGGTCACCGCCATGGCGATCGCCCCCGACCTCACGGTCGAGGCGCCCATCCGCGAGTGGGGGCTGACGCGCGACGACGCCATCGCCTGGGCCGAGGAGCGCCACATCCCGATCCCGGTCAAGAAGTCCTCGCCGTACTCCATCGACGAGAACCTGTGGGGCCGCACCGCCGAGTGCGGGATCCTCGAGGACCCGTGGGAGTCGCCACCCGAGGAGGTCTACCAACGCTCCGCCGGGGCCGCCGACACCCCCGACGAGGCCGAGGAGCTGACCCTGACGTTCCGCGACGGCCTGCCGGTCGCCGTGGACGGCAAGGAGCTGGACCTGGCGGCCCTGATCGCGGAGGTCGACGGGCGTGCGGGCGCCCACGGCGTCGGACGCATCGACATGGTCGAGGACCGCCTGGTCGGCATCAAGAGCCGTGAGATCTACGAGTGCCCCGGCGCCATGACGATCCTGACCGCGCACCGCGACCTCGAGGACCTCTGCCTCGAGCAGGAGCTGGCGCAGGAGAAGCGCGGGATGGAGGGCCGCTACGCCCAGCTGATCTACAACGGCCTGTGGTTCACCCCGTTGAAGACGGCGATGGATGCCTTCGTGTCGGTGACCCAGCGCTACGTCGCCGGGGAGGTGCGCATGCGCCTGCACAAGGGCTCGGCCTCCGTGGCCGGCCGCCGCAGCCAGATCGGGCTGTACGACCACGACCTGGCGACCTACGACGCGGGCGACCGCTTCGACCACACCCAGGCTGTCGGCTTCGTGAAGCTGTGGGGGCTGCCGACGAAGGTGTGGTCGCGTCGCCAGGGCCACCTGTAG
- the argR gene encoding arginine repressor, whose product MTTRERRRQLIRELVARYPVGAQSALVALLAEQGVEATQATVSRDLDELGIGKVRGADGRVTYALPEAGGLAQILRQFVASVEASANLAVVRTPPGAASAVASAIDQADLPGILATVQGDDTLLVVAAEGTTGRAIADRLTAIKEQTP is encoded by the coding sequence GTGACCACGCGCGAGCGGCGCCGGCAGCTGATCCGCGAGCTGGTCGCCCGCTACCCCGTGGGCGCCCAGTCGGCGCTGGTCGCGCTGCTCGCCGAGCAGGGGGTCGAGGCGACGCAGGCGACCGTCAGCCGCGACCTCGACGAGCTCGGTATCGGCAAGGTGCGGGGCGCCGACGGCCGGGTCACCTACGCACTGCCGGAGGCGGGGGGGCTGGCGCAGATCCTGCGCCAGTTCGTCGCCTCCGTCGAAGCCAGCGCCAACCTGGCGGTCGTGCGCACACCGCCGGGTGCGGCCAGTGCGGTCGCCAGCGCCATCGACCAGGCTGACCTTCCGGGGATCCTGGCCACCGTGCAGGGCGACGACACGCTGCTGGTCGTGGCTGCCGAGGGCACCACCGGCCGCGCTATCGCCGACCGCCTCACCGCCATCAAGGAGCAGACTCCATGA
- the argF gene encoding ornithine carbamoyltransferase, protein MTIRHFLTVDDLAGDELTHVLDLADELKARRQAPPPAHASLLAGRTVALIFEKPSTRTRVSFQVATTELGGHTVVLSAGELQLGRGETVEDTARVLSRYVHALVVRTFAQSRLETLAAHGSVPVVNALSDFAHPCQALADLQTIREHKGRLAGLTLAYLGDGNNVAHSLLRAGAMSGMRVAVGTPPGYAPIPQVVQAAQAMAAGTGGEILVTDDPLEAARDADVVYTDVWASMGQEAERAERLLLFRPFQVGTPVMAAARPDALVLHCLPAHRGEEITAEVLDGTQSAVWDQAENRLHSQKALLAFLLGDGSGGRTGDQAGERS, encoded by the coding sequence ATGACGATCCGCCACTTCCTGACGGTCGACGACCTGGCGGGCGACGAGCTGACCCACGTGCTGGACCTCGCCGACGAGCTCAAGGCCCGCCGGCAGGCGCCCCCACCGGCGCACGCGTCGCTGCTGGCCGGACGCACCGTCGCCCTGATCTTCGAGAAGCCCTCGACCCGGACCCGGGTGTCGTTCCAGGTCGCCACCACCGAGCTCGGCGGCCACACCGTCGTGCTCAGCGCCGGGGAGCTGCAGCTCGGCCGTGGCGAGACGGTGGAGGACACCGCGAGGGTGCTGTCCCGCTACGTGCACGCCCTGGTGGTGCGCACGTTCGCGCAGTCGCGCCTCGAGACGCTGGCCGCCCACGGCTCGGTCCCGGTCGTGAACGCGCTGTCCGACTTCGCCCACCCCTGCCAGGCCCTCGCCGATCTGCAGACCATCCGTGAGCACAAGGGCCGGTTGGCCGGCCTCACGCTCGCCTACCTCGGCGACGGCAACAACGTGGCCCACTCCCTGCTGCGGGCGGGCGCCATGAGCGGGATGCGCGTGGCGGTGGGCACCCCGCCGGGCTACGCCCCGATCCCCCAGGTCGTGCAGGCGGCCCAGGCCATGGCTGCGGGGACCGGTGGCGAGATCCTCGTCACCGACGACCCGCTGGAGGCCGCCCGTGACGCCGATGTGGTGTACACGGACGTCTGGGCGTCCATGGGCCAGGAGGCCGAGCGGGCCGAGCGGCTGCTGCTGTTCCGGCCCTTCCAGGTCGGGACGCCCGTGATGGCGGCCGCCCGCCCGGACGCGCTCGTGCTGCACTGCCTGCCCGCGCACCGCGGCGAGGAGATCACCGCCGAGGTGCTCGACGGCACCCAGAGCGCGGTCTGGGACCAGGCGGAGAACCGCCTCCACAGCCAGAAGGCGCTGCTGGCGTTCCTGCTCGGTGACGGCTCGGGGGGCCGCACGGGCGACCAGGCCGGTGAGCGGTCGTGA
- a CDS encoding acetylornithine transaminase — MPDGTWAAPRLATREAAALMGTYTRQPVEFVAGSGAWLTDAAGNRYLDGLSGLAVTSLGHAHPAVAHAVTDQVRRLVHTSNLYYTAPQVLLAERLVQTLGWSDGKVFFANSGAEANEAALKLARRHGKRQHPDKVGVVALDGSFHGRTLATLAATGNPAKHEPFEPLGDWVTHVAHDDPQALDAAVTERTSAVLLEAVQGEGGVRAVGDPMWQAARAACDRVGALLIADEVQTGLGRLGAWYGWQQTRAAPPAPPASPVAPDVVTLAKALANGLPIGAVVAVGEAGKVFGPGDHATTFGGGPVVCAAALAVLRTIEDEGLVARAATLGAELAARLAGLAAASPLAASTRGRGLLQALVLDGPAAGAVTAAALRHGLVVNAVAPAIVRLAPPLVLTDPDLDELVERLRRALDDVQAGRS, encoded by the coding sequence ATGCCGGACGGCACGTGGGCCGCGCCGCGCCTCGCCACGCGCGAGGCGGCAGCCCTGATGGGCACCTACACCCGCCAGCCCGTCGAGTTCGTCGCCGGGAGCGGCGCATGGCTCACCGACGCCGCCGGCAATCGCTACCTGGACGGCCTGTCCGGGCTTGCGGTGACCTCGCTCGGCCATGCGCACCCCGCCGTGGCCCACGCGGTCACCGACCAGGTCCGGCGGCTGGTGCACACCTCCAACCTGTACTACACCGCGCCGCAGGTGCTCCTGGCCGAGCGGCTGGTGCAGACGCTGGGCTGGTCCGACGGCAAGGTGTTCTTCGCCAACTCCGGGGCGGAGGCCAACGAGGCGGCGCTCAAGCTGGCGCGCCGCCACGGCAAGCGCCAGCACCCGGACAAGGTGGGCGTCGTGGCGCTCGACGGCAGCTTCCACGGGCGGACGCTGGCCACGCTGGCGGCCACGGGCAACCCGGCCAAGCACGAGCCGTTCGAACCGCTCGGCGACTGGGTCACCCACGTCGCCCACGACGACCCACAGGCGCTCGATGCCGCCGTCACCGAGCGCACCAGCGCGGTCCTGCTGGAGGCCGTCCAGGGCGAGGGCGGCGTGCGCGCGGTGGGTGACCCGATGTGGCAGGCCGCCCGCGCGGCCTGCGACCGGGTCGGTGCGTTGCTGATCGCCGACGAGGTCCAGACGGGCCTGGGGCGCCTCGGTGCCTGGTACGGCTGGCAGCAGACGCGGGCGGCGCCACCGGCGCCACCGGCGTCACCGGTCGCACCCGACGTGGTGACCCTCGCCAAGGCCCTGGCCAACGGCCTGCCCATCGGCGCGGTGGTCGCCGTGGGAGAGGCTGGCAAGGTGTTCGGACCGGGCGACCACGCCACGACCTTCGGCGGGGGACCGGTCGTCTGCGCGGCCGCGCTGGCCGTGCTGCGCACCATCGAGGATGAGGGCCTGGTCGCCCGGGCCGCCACGCTCGGCGCGGAGCTGGCCGCGCGGCTGGCGGGGCTCGCCGCCGCCTCGCCGCTGGCGGCGAGCACGCGCGGTCGCGGCCTGCTGCAGGCACTGGTCCTCGACGGGCCGGCCGCCGGGGCGGTCACGGCCGCCGCGCTGCGCCACGGCCTCGTGGTGAACGCGGTCGCGCCCGCCATCGTCCGGCTGGCGCCCCCGCTGGTGCTCACCGACCCCGACCTGGATGAGCTGGTCGAGCGCCTGCGCAGGGCGCTGGACGACGTGCAGGCAGGCCGGTCATGA
- the argB gene encoding acetylglutamate kinase — MNPHTTLSGRTRLAQEKARVLREALPWVTRWAGSTVVVKYGGHVTGEDPTGEGLDTAFAADIALLVAVGLRVVVVHGGGPQISELSRRLGIETRFVEGRRVTDEQTLEVVKMVLLGQVNPRLVGLINAAGAAAIGVSGTDAGLLAVRPAGPELGAVGEVERVDTTVLDGLLDSGAVPVVATVGRGPDGEDRNVNADTAAGAIAAALGADKLIYLTNVPGLYEHFGTGDQALLSEVAPARLREMVGSGELHTGMVPKVESMVAALDGGVDRAYLLDGRIEHALLLEIFTDEGIGTQVSKELR, encoded by the coding sequence ATGAATCCTCATACCACGCTCAGCGGCAGGACCCGCCTCGCGCAGGAGAAGGCGCGGGTGCTGCGCGAGGCGCTGCCCTGGGTGACGCGGTGGGCGGGCAGCACCGTCGTGGTCAAGTACGGCGGGCACGTCACCGGCGAGGACCCCACGGGGGAGGGCCTCGACACGGCCTTCGCCGCCGACATCGCCCTGCTCGTAGCCGTCGGCCTGCGCGTCGTCGTGGTCCACGGCGGGGGGCCCCAGATCTCCGAGCTGTCACGCCGCCTGGGTATCGAGACCCGCTTCGTCGAGGGCCGGCGGGTGACCGACGAGCAGACCCTCGAGGTCGTGAAGATGGTGCTGCTCGGTCAGGTCAACCCGCGCCTTGTCGGCCTCATCAACGCGGCGGGGGCCGCAGCCATCGGGGTCTCGGGCACCGACGCCGGCCTCCTGGCGGTGCGGCCCGCCGGCCCCGAGCTCGGTGCGGTCGGAGAGGTGGAGCGCGTCGACACCACCGTCTTGGACGGTCTGCTCGACAGCGGTGCCGTCCCCGTCGTCGCCACGGTCGGGCGCGGGCCCGACGGCGAGGACCGCAACGTCAACGCCGACACCGCCGCCGGAGCCATCGCGGCGGCGCTGGGTGCGGACAAGCTCATCTACCTCACGAACGTCCCGGGGCTCTACGAGCACTTCGGCACCGGTGACCAGGCCCTGCTGAGCGAGGTGGCCCCGGCGCGCCTGCGCGAGATGGTCGGCTCGGGCGAGCTGCACACCGGCATGGTGCCCAAGGTCGAGAGCATGGTCGCCGCCCTGGACGGGGGCGTCGACCGCGCCTACCTGCTCGACGGGCGCATCGAGCACGCCCTGCTGCTGGAGATCTTCACCGACGAGGGCATCGGCACCCAGGTCTCCAAGGAGCTGCGGTGA
- the argJ gene encoding bifunctional glutamate N-acetyltransferase/amino-acid acetyltransferase ArgJ, with amino-acid sequence MRLTDLPGGVCATPEIFASGVAAGLKPSGKPDLALVDAGRTVPAAAVQTTNQVQAAPVTLTARNVGNGRARAVLLNSGSANVCTGPDGEALAEESTAAVARALGCEATDVLVCSTGVIGVPMARDPLLAGIPQVAAARSREGGSRAAKAIMTTDTFPKEAAVRVEDSVGACVVGGLAKGSGMLEPAMATMLAVITTDAPVQGPVLRSCLRDVVARTFGRISVDGCQSTNDAVIVLATGTATQPPSLSTFKEALTAVCGRLAESMVRDGEGAKKLVRLRVTGARTEEDAVTIGRAIAGSVLVRTALAGGDPNWGRILAAAGACPVPFAPARVAVTFGGVTVCRFGVVTAFDHGQAAAALAGRDVQVTVDLGLGTSEATFLTCDLTHDYVTINAEYTT; translated from the coding sequence ATGCGGTTGACCGACCTGCCCGGCGGCGTCTGCGCCACGCCGGAGATCTTCGCGTCGGGCGTCGCTGCGGGCCTGAAGCCCAGCGGCAAGCCCGACCTCGCCCTCGTCGATGCCGGCCGGACCGTGCCGGCCGCGGCGGTCCAGACCACCAACCAGGTGCAGGCGGCGCCGGTGACGCTGACCGCCCGCAACGTGGGCAACGGACGCGCCCGGGCGGTGCTGCTGAACTCCGGGAGCGCCAACGTGTGCACCGGCCCCGACGGCGAGGCCCTCGCCGAGGAGTCCACCGCTGCGGTCGCCCGAGCGCTCGGCTGCGAGGCCACCGACGTCCTGGTCTGCTCGACCGGCGTGATCGGCGTGCCGATGGCGCGTGATCCCCTGCTCGCGGGCATCCCGCAGGTCGCGGCCGCACGCTCGCGCGAGGGCGGGAGCAGGGCGGCCAAGGCGATCATGACCACCGACACCTTTCCGAAGGAAGCTGCCGTGCGGGTCGAGGACAGCGTCGGCGCCTGTGTCGTCGGAGGTCTGGCCAAGGGCTCGGGCATGCTCGAGCCGGCCATGGCCACCATGCTGGCCGTCATCACGACCGACGCGCCGGTGCAGGGACCGGTCCTGCGCTCCTGCCTGCGCGATGTGGTCGCCCGCACCTTCGGGCGCATCAGCGTCGATGGGTGCCAGTCCACCAACGACGCCGTGATCGTGTTGGCGACGGGGACCGCCACCCAGCCGCCGTCGCTGTCGACCTTCAAGGAGGCGCTCACCGCCGTCTGCGGCCGGCTGGCCGAGTCCATGGTGCGCGACGGTGAGGGGGCCAAGAAGCTCGTGCGCCTGCGGGTCACCGGCGCACGCACCGAGGAGGACGCCGTCACCATCGGCCGCGCCATCGCCGGCAGCGTGCTGGTGCGCACCGCGTTGGCGGGAGGCGACCCGAACTGGGGCCGCATCCTCGCGGCCGCCGGCGCGTGCCCCGTGCCCTTCGCGCCCGCCCGGGTCGCCGTCACCTTCGGCGGGGTCACCGTCTGCCGGTTCGGCGTCGTCACCGCCTTCGACCACGGCCAGGCGGCCGCCGCGCTGGCCGGCCGGGACGTGCAGGTGACCGTCGACCTCGGCCTCGGGACGTCGGAGGCCACCTTCCTGACGTGCGACCTCACCCACGACTACGTCACCATCAACGCCGAGTACACGACATGA
- the argC gene encoding N-acetyl-gamma-glutamyl-phosphate reductase, whose amino-acid sequence MRERVVDVGIVGGSGYGGAELLRLLAGHPVLKVRTVAAKSNAGRDLAEVFPHLGMTGTLAPSEPEALAGCDVVFLATPHAASLELAPALLDQGALVVDLSGAFRLDAATFTEWYGLPHTAPELAPGTYGLPELWREDLAGARLIANPGCYPTAALLALCPLGGVAEPTGVVIAGMSGTSGAGKGLRDDLHVSHAVANVSPYAAPRHRHTPEIEAGWARAAGQRAAVTFTPHLVPMARGLLATLSARPAPGTTPEDIRAAFDDAYRHEPFVTVLPEGSWPATAHVSGGNAAHVGVASDPRTGRVTVACAIDNLVKGAAGQAIQNANVALGLSEAAGLSAAGVYP is encoded by the coding sequence ATGAGGGAGCGTGTGGTGGACGTCGGGATCGTCGGGGGATCGGGGTACGGCGGCGCGGAGCTGCTGCGCCTGCTCGCTGGCCACCCGGTCCTGAAGGTGCGCACCGTCGCCGCGAAGAGCAACGCCGGGCGGGACCTGGCCGAGGTCTTCCCGCACCTGGGCATGACCGGGACGCTCGCCCCGTCGGAGCCCGAGGCGCTCGCCGGATGCGACGTGGTGTTCCTGGCCACGCCCCACGCGGCCAGCTTGGAGCTCGCGCCGGCGCTGCTCGACCAGGGAGCGCTGGTGGTGGACCTGTCCGGCGCGTTCCGCCTGGACGCCGCCACGTTCACGGAGTGGTACGGCCTCCCCCACACGGCACCGGAGCTGGCGCCGGGCACCTACGGGCTGCCAGAGCTGTGGCGCGAGGACCTGGCGGGGGCCCGGCTGATCGCCAACCCCGGCTGCTACCCGACCGCGGCGCTGCTCGCCCTGTGCCCCCTCGGGGGCGTCGCCGAGCCCACCGGCGTGGTCATCGCGGGGATGTCGGGCACATCGGGTGCCGGCAAGGGGCTGCGCGACGACCTGCACGTCAGCCACGCCGTGGCCAACGTCAGTCCCTACGCCGCGCCCCGTCACCGCCACACCCCGGAGATCGAGGCGGGCTGGGCCCGTGCCGCCGGCCAAAGGGCCGCGGTCACCTTCACCCCCCATCTCGTCCCGATGGCCCGGGGACTGCTGGCCACGCTCTCCGCCCGGCCGGCACCCGGGACCACCCCCGAGGACATCCGTGCCGCCTTCGACGACGCCTACCGCCACGAGCCGTTCGTCACGGTGCTCCCCGAGGGTTCGTGGCCGGCCACCGCACACGTGTCCGGCGGCAACGCCGCGCATGTCGGTGTGGCCTCGGACCCGCGCACCGGGCGGGTGACGGTGGCGTGCGCCATCGACAACCTGGTGAAGGGCGCCGCCGGCCAGGCGATCCAGAACGCCAACGTGGCGCTCGGCCTGTCCGAGGCTGCCGGGCTCAGCGCCGCGGGCGTGTACCCGTGA